The following coding sequences lie in one Caldisericia bacterium genomic window:
- a CDS encoding molybdopterin-dependent oxidoreductase, protein MERELKEYNGIKLSSLNEFRENSIKGPQDVNLKEYKLDIYENGFLKKSYKYEEIVNNFESVKKVIKLYCVEGWDTTILYEGIKLMDILNDSKVSLNYPIIVFGAVDGYTTSLETSFILRNELIIAYKMNGITIPKENGFPFVLIGENKWAYKWIKWLNKIELTNDIKFRGYWESRGYSNSANLNEPFFER, encoded by the coding sequence ATGGAAAGAGAATTAAAAGAATATAATGGAATTAAACTTTCAAGTTTAAATGAGTTTAGAGAAAATTCTATTAAAGGTCCACAAGATGTAAATTTAAAAGAATATAAACTTGATATTTATGAAAATGGTTTTTTAAAAAAGAGTTATAAATATGAAGAAATAGTTAATAATTTTGAATCAGTTAAAAAGGTTATTAAACTTTATTGTGTTGAAGGTTGGGATACTACAATTCTCTATGAAGGAATAAAACTAATGGATATATTAAATGATTCAAAAGTCTCTTTGAATTACCCTATTATAGTTTTTGGTGCAGTAGATGGCTATACTACATCTCTTGAAACCTCTTTTATATTAAGAAATGAACTTATTATTGCTTATAAAATGAATGGAATAACAATTCCAAAAGAAAATGGATTTCCATTTGTTTTAATTGGTGAGAATAAATGGGCTTATAAATGGATAAAATGGTTAAATAAAATTGAATTAACAAATGATATAAAATTTAGAGGTTATTGGGAATCAAGAGGTTATTCAAACTCTGCAAATCTTAATGAACCATTTTTTGAAAGATAA
- a CDS encoding GNAT family N-acetyltransferase, giving the protein MENISIRKGNVEDHEDFVNLIIYTGKDLFYSIFGNYVKEILNKLYSMKNNQFSHEFTNFAICGDKIVGMILSYSFDDLKRVSLNTGFLLFKIMKFDFLKHLVNFIKSFTKLNIVNKDEYYISNIAVYPKFRGLGIGKDLLIFVEKIAKDKNLKKLSLDVEKENINAIVIYKKFGFVIEKEFKLNLGKKTFSFYKMIKKL; this is encoded by the coding sequence ATGGAAAATATATCAATAAGAAAAGGCAATGTTGAAGATCATGAAGATTTTGTTAATTTAATCATTTATACAGGAAAGGATTTATTTTACTCAATTTTTGGAAATTATGTCAAAGAGATACTCAATAAACTCTATTCTATGAAAAATAATCAATTTAGTCATGAATTTACAAATTTTGCAATATGTGGAGATAAAATTGTTGGCATGATTCTATCATATTCATTTGATGATTTAAAAAGAGTATCTTTAAATACTGGTTTTCTCCTATTTAAAATAATGAAATTTGATTTTCTTAAACATTTAGTTAACTTCATAAAATCATTTACAAAATTGAATATTGTTAATAAAGATGAATATTATATTAGCAACATTGCTGTTTATCCAAAATTTAGAGGATTAGGAATTGGAAAAGATCTTTTAATATTTGTTGAAAAAATAGCAAAAGATAAAAATTTAAAAAAACTTTCATTAGATGTTGAAAAAGAGAACATAAACGCAATTGTTATTTATAAAAAATTTGGCTTTGTAATAGAAAAAGAATTTAAATTAAATCTAGGGAAAAAGACCTTTTCTTTTTATAAAATGATTAAAAAATTATAA
- the pth gene encoding aminoacyl-tRNA hydrolase: protein MYILTGLGNPEFEYIGTRHNIGFDFINFLSKKLRIKIQKLKWKAEIGEGIIYFDDKKEEILLVKPITYMNLSGEAVLEIVSNLKIDLKKLIVIHDDMDLPIGGVHFIFDRGDGGHKGVKSIVEKLKTNEFYRLRFGIGRPPEYIDPINYVLSPISLIERKKIRSAFNLGEEIIKTFIFYGEEKAISKSNKKGIY, encoded by the coding sequence GTGTATATACTTACTGGACTTGGTAATCCTGAATTTGAATATATAGGAACAAGACATAATATTGGTTTTGATTTTATAAATTTTTTATCAAAGAAACTAAGAATCAAAATTCAAAAATTAAAATGGAAAGCAGAAATAGGTGAAGGTATTATTTATTTTGATGATAAAAAAGAAGAAATTCTTTTAGTAAAACCTATTACTTATATGAATCTTTCAGGTGAAGCAGTTTTAGAAATTGTTTCAAATTTAAAGATAGATTTAAAAAAACTTATTGTAATTCATGATGATATGGATTTACCAATTGGTGGTGTGCATTTTATTTTTGATAGAGGCGATGGGGGGCATAAAGGTGTAAAATCAATAGTTGAAAAACTAAAAACAAATGAGTTTTATAGATTGAGATTTGGTATTGGAAGACCTCCAGAATATATTGATCCAATTAATTATGTCTTAAGTCCAATAAGTTTAATTGAAAGAAAAAAAATTCGTTCAGCATTTAATTTAGGGGAAGAAATTATAAAAACATTCATTTTTTATGGTGAAGAGAAAGCAATTTCAAAATCTAACAAAAAAGGAATTTACTAA
- a CDS encoding stalk domain-containing protein, giving the protein MIKKFILFFIISFFSLPYFIYAYENKIELYFSNESFILKYDEQGYIIPIVEGYSNIDSFSDKCFPRKNIKVLLPSNTKLHSFKILNLKTIKLDGKYKLREGNLPYLTGTNDIFYNKKGDFKIDKPIFLLSENNKKGFRFLTFSVYPFLYEKEELYFVKSFKVEIYYLKEKNEEKIYEIEDKDFINYSSMNEYYKNIISNESYEYLIITVDKAYKLLEEHKTYLESKGIKVKLIKASSIDTKLTPENLREFLKKEYKISGFKYLLIVGSPNSIPMKILYAGEEDLDYENKFIPSDFYYADLTSDWDSNKDGLFGEPGKDNIDFYPEISVGRIPFDNELEIKIVLLKTKVFMDKSYEENKKKILFLGAFWHFKNEENKWSQDGDSGYLNNMIFELYLKNKGFLRKSLNELEGLVTTSVKYVTDSQINQKNFIKFVNEFRPGIISWMGHGNWDGTARKIWAVDYDYNGYPTQDEIKWDDFVSNDIVTNFDVKNPSIYYSSSCLNLYPEKDSLAKNILVVGNGVNFIGFSRISWYFPNLTYESFDNNPSMYTLNAMFLNFLSSKNTIGESIYKTISWYYEKFWNQSVNLNKILAHNIYCLNIFGEPIISLETFTEKVINPKVIYTNPSNNQSDVPINIEIVIKFDRNLDKKTVNLNNLIVQEGTKIVQGYLNYNEIEFSIIFKPTSELKKGTFYTVTIKKDIKDIFGNGLQNDYKFSFKTISEIQDFIVVFYDKDEGYKIDLKSCSILNQKDFLLLKINSYRNWGDPTTDFRILIYLEVDNDQNTGWPKEDNGNGEDYLIWIGTYDGKFYSDINNYDKSKKTWNKIEDLESNVLKNSNEANIKIPKKYFILNRFGFWVAIRDIKYNEFDYYPNDDDPEYYSYFDILSKPQKLDILDYYPKNQSIVSPNTEIYVKFSNNILSQTLNQDTFYVKKGDRFVSGKIVYDKEQYIAKFVPDSLLEEGSIYKVFLSKNITDLNGNNLLFDFTIEFQTQKISEGEYILQYVSPRSQFSTIDLSRIFILSDGRNLSFKIEVYSSITKPSDIGFFIRMDIDNNPNSGVPRYPYGGNGEDYSIYVGGYQGQVKSFILNWKDIKWEIVEENKNFIMKQNINYVIVTIPISKIGNPKEINYWVGSTDDTVKFTIVDNAPTETYYLKYYIVGKKGWIKQFEDLDEGFIYDLKSSYIMHDDKNVYFKVETFRGWKDLNNEKFFVQINIDSDQNSLTGKESPDGMGEDFLIHIGTKENETGIFCELWIWEEDGWYIYEELKNFRIENNSNMIEVTLPLELIGSPKKFNYWVGVGTWLNEDEFDYFPNDDDPNYYLEYDTTKIISEDAIQLIVDIPDNLVTDKESILVKGKTNKDAKVTINNEEVLVSSVGFFAKIVNLKQGENIITVKAFDNAGNSKEIRRKVVFSKTVSKVSIELFIGKKVAILNGLQKEIDAPPFIKDGRTLVPIRFIAEAFGAEVQWDGSTKTVRIYLSSKNIKIILQIDNKISYVNDKKIILDVPPLIKDGRTFVPIRFIAESFGAEVQWDGVEKKITIIYSL; this is encoded by the coding sequence ATGATTAAGAAATTTATTTTATTTTTTATAATATCATTTTTTTCTTTACCATATTTTATATATGCTTATGAAAATAAAATTGAGTTATATTTTTCAAATGAAAGTTTTATTTTAAAATATGACGAACAAGGATACATAATTCCTATTGTTGAAGGATACAGTAATATTGATTCATTTTCTGATAAGTGTTTTCCAAGAAAGAATATAAAAGTTCTTTTGCCGTCAAATACTAAATTACATTCCTTTAAAATTTTAAATTTAAAAACAATTAAATTAGATGGAAAATATAAACTTAGAGAGGGTAATTTACCATATTTAACTGGAACAAATGATATATTTTACAATAAAAAAGGTGATTTCAAAATAGATAAACCAATTTTTCTTTTATCAGAGAATAACAAAAAAGGTTTTAGATTTTTAACTTTTTCTGTTTACCCCTTTCTTTATGAAAAAGAAGAACTTTATTTTGTAAAGAGTTTTAAAGTTGAAATCTATTACTTGAAAGAAAAGAATGAAGAGAAAATTTATGAAATTGAAGATAAAGATTTTATAAATTATTCTTCAATGAATGAATATTATAAAAATATAATTTCAAATGAATCTTATGAATACCTTATTATAACAGTTGATAAAGCATATAAATTGCTTGAGGAGCATAAAACTTACCTTGAATCAAAAGGAATTAAAGTAAAACTTATAAAGGCATCTTCTATTGATACAAAACTGACTCCAGAAAATTTAAGAGAATTCTTAAAGAAAGAATATAAAATTAGTGGTTTTAAATATTTATTAATTGTTGGTTCACCAAATTCAATTCCAATGAAAATTTTATATGCTGGTGAAGAAGATTTAGATTATGAAAACAAATTTATACCTTCTGATTTTTACTATGCTGATTTAACCAGTGATTGGGATTCAAATAAAGATGGTTTATTTGGAGAACCTGGCAAAGATAATATAGATTTTTATCCTGAGATTAGTGTTGGAAGGATTCCTTTTGATAATGAGTTAGAAATCAAAATTGTTCTACTTAAGACTAAGGTATTTATGGATAAAAGTTATGAAGAAAATAAAAAGAAGATATTATTTCTAGGTGCTTTTTGGCATTTTAAAAATGAAGAAAATAAATGGAGTCAAGATGGAGATAGTGGTTATTTAAATAATATGATTTTTGAACTATATTTAAAAAATAAAGGATTTTTAAGGAAAAGCCTAAACGAACTAGAAGGACTTGTTACAACAAGTGTAAAATATGTAACAGATTCACAAATTAATCAAAAAAATTTTATAAAATTTGTAAATGAATTCAGACCAGGTATTATTTCTTGGATGGGACACGGAAATTGGGATGGAACAGCAAGAAAGATATGGGCTGTTGATTATGATTATAATGGATATCCAACACAAGATGAAATAAAATGGGATGATTTTGTTTCAAATGATATAGTTACCAACTTTGATGTTAAAAACCCATCTATATATTATTCATCTTCTTGTTTGAATTTATATCCAGAAAAAGATTCTTTAGCAAAAAATATTTTAGTTGTAGGAAATGGAGTTAATTTTATTGGATTTTCAAGAATTTCATGGTATTTTCCAAATTTGACTTATGAAAGTTTTGATAATAATCCCTCAATGTATACACTTAATGCTATGTTTTTAAACTTTTTATCTTCCAAAAATACAATAGGTGAATCAATATATAAAACAATTTCCTGGTATTATGAGAAATTTTGGAATCAAAGTGTAAATTTAAATAAAATTCTTGCTCATAATATTTATTGTTTAAATATATTTGGTGAACCTATAATTTCATTAGAGACATTCACAGAGAAAGTTATAAATCCAAAAGTAATTTATACAAATCCATCTAATAATCAATCAGATGTTCCTATAAATATAGAAATTGTTATAAAATTTGACAGAAATTTAGATAAAAAAACAGTTAATTTGAATAATTTAATAGTTCAAGAAGGAACAAAAATAGTCCAAGGTTATTTAAATTATAATGAAATTGAATTTTCAATAATATTTAAACCAACAAGTGAACTAAAAAAAGGAACTTTTTATACAGTTACTATAAAAAAAGATATAAAAGATATTTTTGGGAATGGTCTTCAAAATGATTATAAATTTTCATTCAAAACAATCTCTGAAATACAGGATTTTATAGTTGTTTTTTATGATAAAGATGAGGGATATAAAATTGATCTCAAAAGTTGTTCTATTTTAAATCAAAAAGATTTTCTTTTATTAAAAATTAACTCTTATAGAAATTGGGGAGACCCAACAACTGATTTTAGAATTTTAATTTATCTTGAAGTTGATAACGATCAAAACACAGGATGGCCTAAAGAAGATAATGGAAATGGAGAAGATTATCTTATTTGGATTGGAACCTATGATGGTAAATTTTATTCAGATATAAATAACTATGATAAAAGTAAAAAAACATGGAATAAAATAGAAGATCTTGAATCAAATGTTTTAAAAAATTCAAATGAAGCAAATATAAAAATACCTAAAAAATATTTTATTTTAAATAGATTTGGGTTTTGGGTAGCAATAAGAGATATTAAATATAATGAATTTGATTATTATCCAAATGATGATGACCCAGAATATTATTCATATTTTGATATTTTGAGCAAACCTCAAAAACTTGATATATTAGATTATTATCCTAAAAATCAAAGTATTGTATCTCCAAATACTGAAATTTATGTAAAATTCTCTAACAATATACTTAGTCAAACTTTAAATCAAGATACCTTTTATGTTAAAAAAGGAGATAGATTTGTTTCAGGAAAAATAGTTTATGATAAAGAACAATATATAGCTAAATTTGTTCCAGATTCACTGCTTGAAGAGGGTTCAATTTATAAAGTATTTTTAAGTAAAAATATAACTGATTTAAACGGAAATAATCTATTATTTGATTTTACAATTGAATTTCAAACTCAGAAAATTTCTGAGGGTGAATATATTTTACAATATGTATCACCAAGATCTCAATTTAGCACTATAGATTTATCAAGAATTTTTATATTATCAGATGGAAGAAATCTTTCTTTTAAAATTGAAGTTTATTCTTCTATAACTAAACCATCTGATATTGGATTTTTTATAAGAATGGATATTGATAACAATCCTAATTCTGGAGTTCCAAGATACCCTTATGGAGGAAATGGCGAAGATTATTCTATTTATGTTGGAGGTTATCAAGGGCAAGTTAAATCATTTATATTAAATTGGAAAGATATAAAATGGGAAATTGTTGAAGAAAATAAGAATTTTATTATGAAGCAAAATATTAATTATGTTATTGTTACTATACCAATATCAAAAATTGGTAATCCAAAAGAGATAAATTATTGGGTTGGTTCTACTGATGATACTGTTAAATTTACAATTGTTGACAATGCTCCTACTGAGACATATTATCTCAAATATTATATTGTAGGTAAAAAGGGTTGGATAAAACAGTTTGAAGATTTAGACGAAGGTTTTATTTATGATTTAAAATCATCATATATAATGCATGATGATAAAAATGTATATTTTAAAGTAGAAACTTTTAGAGGTTGGAAAGATTTAAATAATGAAAAATTCTTTGTTCAAATTAATATTGATTCAGATCAAAACTCTTTAACTGGAAAAGAATCACCTGATGGTATGGGTGAGGATTTTCTTATACATATTGGAACAAAAGAAAATGAAACTGGAATATTTTGTGAACTTTGGATTTGGGAAGAGGATGGTTGGTATATATATGAAGAATTAAAAAACTTTAGAATAGAAAATAATTCAAATATGATTGAGGTAACATTACCGCTCGAATTAATTGGCTCTCCTAAAAAATTTAACTATTGGGTAGGAGTCGGAACATGGTTAAATGAAGATGAGTTTGATTATTTTCCAAACGATGATGACCCAAATTATTACTTGGAATATGATACAACAAAAATCATTTCAGAAGATGCCATACAATTAATAGTTGATATTCCAGATAATTTAGTTACAGACAAAGAGTCTATTTTAGTTAAAGGAAAAACAAATAAAGATGCAAAAGTAACAATAAATAATGAAGAAGTTCTTGTATCAAGTGTCGGATTCTTTGCTAAGATAGTAAATTTAAAACAAGGAGAAAATATAATAACAGTTAAAGCATTTGATAATGCAGGAAATTCAAAAGAGATAAGAAGAAAAGTTGTTTTCTCTAAAACTGTTAGTAAAGTATCAATTGAACTTTTTATAGGAAAAAAAGTTGCTATATTGAATGGTTTACAAAAAGAAATTGATGCTCCCCCATTTATAAAAGATGGAAGGACACTTGTACCAATAAGATTTATAGCAGAAGCATTTGGAGCTGAAGTTCAATGGGATGGTTCAACTAAAACTGTAAGAATATACCTTTCTTCCAAAAATATTAAAATAATACTTCAAATTGATAATAAAATATCTTATGTTAATGATAAAAAAATTATATTAGATGTTCCACCATTAATAAAAGATGGAAGAACTTTTGTACCAATAAGATTTATAGCTGAAAGTTTTGGAGCAGAAGTGCAGTGGGATGGAGTCGAAAAGAAAATAACTATTATATATTCTCTTTAA
- the mfd gene encoding transcription-repair coupling factor — protein MVKRKQFQNLTKKEFTNLLFSEYKKDFKNIGGITRGSLPLFLLFLKDNFFSKIAFFLDDEDELYEIYEETLSFDDNKDEAFLKDPEIDELSLKNFVKTLKIINEREKNILFLKIETLNKRAIFEQEKVKFKRGDSICFDRFVKEFLNQYKRVNFVEKPLEFSIRGGIIDFFPLSNDNPIRVVFDGDKIEDLREFDVYTQKSIKKLDEIVLKNFEEGKTIFDYLKEKYTFITFKCDINFDKFIKISDENGKEFNFDFTPISTFYNLNKTINLMQDLNRNGFRVFYIGLDDVIFEKIEGLIKENFISVSKKIAVVGKKRKVTFPHRKLPSSLIEEIGSIQELNRGDIVVHIDFGIGKYEGIVTLEREGKLKDYILIKYDRDEKLYVPIEKIERIKKYIGDSETVSLSRLGGNEWNKSKERAREDIIKFAQELLSLYAKREITKKAPFNEYKEIEEEFANSFEFELTQDQEKAVFDILNDLSSERITERIICGDVGFGKTEVALRGALRVILNGKQVLLLTPTTLLAMQHLRVIKERFKNLPIRIEMLSRILTEKEEKEVLKDIENGNIDFLIGTHRALSDDVKFFDLGLLIIDEEHLFGVEHKEKIKKLKEDVDTIYLSATPIPRSLEMALSGIKDISIIKTPPIGRYPIETKVLPFDPYEIKFAIEKELTRGGQVYYVHNRIITIENEKNFLLSLIPSLRILVLHGRLDSREIEDGMIKFINKEFDILLSTTIIEAGLDNENVNTIIVVDAQNFGLSQLYQLKGRVGRRDKKAYAFLFYDPKNITELGKKRLKVLENYSFLGAGFQVALKDLEIRGAGNLLGKEQSGHINTIGFDLYFELVEEEIAKLKGKEYIPKIYTELEINVDNSIPKSYIEDEKTRFYYYKRFFEATSFDEIDSLKEELEDRFGKINENIENLIESSKLNILMKRYKIKKITNFNNQIFIKPTNKTPLDSIKIKTLEKIFLNRLKFTPSEIVILDVKNPIEDIKKFFKIIQI, from the coding sequence ATGGTGAAGAGAAAGCAATTTCAAAATCTAACAAAAAAGGAATTTACTAATCTTCTTTTTTCAGAATATAAAAAAGATTTTAAAAATATTGGTGGCATAACAAGAGGTTCTTTACCTCTTTTTCTTTTATTTTTAAAAGATAATTTTTTTTCAAAAATTGCATTTTTTTTAGATGATGAAGATGAACTATATGAAATTTATGAGGAGACTTTAAGTTTTGATGATAATAAAGATGAGGCATTCTTAAAAGATCCTGAAATTGACGAATTAAGCTTAAAGAATTTTGTAAAAACATTAAAAATAATTAATGAGAGAGAAAAAAATATTTTATTTTTAAAAATTGAGACACTAAACAAAAGGGCTATTTTTGAGCAAGAAAAGGTTAAATTTAAAAGAGGAGATTCAATTTGTTTTGATAGATTTGTAAAAGAATTCTTAAATCAATACAAAAGAGTAAATTTTGTAGAAAAACCTTTAGAATTTTCAATTAGAGGTGGAATTATAGATTTTTTCCCTTTATCAAATGATAACCCTATAAGAGTTGTTTTTGATGGAGATAAAATTGAAGATTTAAGAGAGTTTGATGTATATACTCAAAAATCAATAAAAAAACTTGATGAGATAGTATTAAAAAATTTTGAGGAAGGTAAAACCATTTTTGATTATTTAAAAGAAAAATATACTTTTATTACTTTTAAATGTGATATAAATTTTGATAAATTCATTAAAATAAGTGATGAAAATGGTAAAGAATTTAATTTTGATTTTACGCCAATTTCAACTTTTTATAATTTAAATAAGACAATCAATTTAATGCAGGACCTAAATAGAAATGGGTTTAGAGTTTTTTATATAGGTTTAGATGATGTTATTTTTGAAAAAATAGAAGGTTTAATAAAAGAAAACTTTATTAGTGTAAGCAAAAAAATTGCAGTTGTTGGTAAAAAAAGAAAGGTAACCTTTCCCCATAGAAAATTACCATCTTCTCTTATTGAAGAAATTGGTTCTATACAAGAATTAAATAGAGGAGACATTGTAGTTCATATTGATTTCGGAATTGGTAAGTATGAGGGAATAGTTACTCTTGAGAGGGAAGGTAAATTAAAAGATTATATTTTAATAAAATATGATAGAGATGAAAAACTTTATGTTCCTATCGAAAAAATAGAAAGAATTAAAAAGTATATTGGAGATAGCGAAACAGTTTCACTATCCAGACTAGGTGGAAATGAATGGAATAAATCTAAAGAAAGAGCAAGGGAAGATATAATAAAGTTTGCACAAGAACTTTTATCTCTCTATGCAAAAAGGGAGATAACTAAAAAAGCACCATTTAATGAATATAAAGAAATTGAGGAAGAATTTGCAAATTCTTTTGAATTTGAACTAACTCAAGATCAAGAAAAAGCAGTTTTTGATATCTTAAATGACCTTTCTAGTGAAAGAATAACAGAAAGAATTATTTGTGGCGATGTGGGTTTTGGAAAAACTGAGGTTGCTTTAAGAGGAGCTTTAAGAGTAATTTTAAATGGGAAACAAGTTTTACTTTTAACACCAACAACTTTACTTGCTATGCAACATTTGAGAGTTATAAAAGAAAGATTTAAAAATTTACCAATTAGAATTGAAATGCTTTCTCGAATTCTAACTGAAAAAGAGGAAAAAGAAGTTTTAAAAGATATTGAAAATGGAAATATTGATTTTTTGATTGGTACTCATAGAGCATTATCAGATGATGTTAAATTTTTTGACCTTGGTTTGCTTATAATAGATGAAGAGCACCTTTTTGGTGTTGAGCATAAAGAAAAAATTAAAAAACTAAAAGAAGATGTAGATACAATTTATCTTTCAGCAACACCAATTCCAAGATCTCTTGAGATGGCTCTTTCAGGAATTAAAGATATATCTATAATAAAAACGCCGCCAATTGGAAGATATCCAATTGAAACAAAAGTTTTACCATTTGATCCTTATGAGATAAAATTTGCTATTGAAAAAGAATTAACAAGAGGTGGACAAGTTTATTATGTTCATAACAGAATTATAACGATAGAAAATGAGAAAAATTTTCTTTTATCACTTATTCCATCTTTAAGAATACTTGTTTTGCATGGAAGATTAGACTCAAGAGAGATAGAGGATGGAATGATTAAATTTATAAATAAAGAGTTTGACATTCTACTTTCAACAACAATAATTGAAGCAGGACTTGATAATGAAAATGTTAATACAATAATAGTTGTCGATGCTCAAAATTTTGGTTTATCTCAACTTTACCAATTAAAAGGTAGAGTTGGAAGAAGGGATAAAAAAGCTTATGCATTTCTTTTTTATGATCCTAAAAATATTACCGAACTTGGAAAGAAAAGATTAAAAGTACTTGAAAATTATTCCTTCTTAGGAGCAGGGTTTCAGGTTGCATTAAAAGATCTTGAAATTAGAGGTGCGGGAAATTTATTAGGAAAAGAGCAATCAGGTCATATTAATACAATAGGTTTTGATTTATATTTTGAACTTGTAGAGGAAGAAATAGCAAAGTTAAAAGGAAAAGAATATATTCCAAAAATTTACACAGAACTTGAAATTAATGTTGATAATTCAATACCAAAAAGTTATATTGAAGATGAAAAAACAAGATTTTATTACTATAAAAGATTTTTTGAAGCAACAAGTTTTGATGAGATAGACTCTCTTAAAGAAGAGTTAGAAGATAGATTTGGAAAGATAAATGAAAACATAGAAAATTTAATTGAAAGTTCAAAATTAAATATTTTGATGAAGAGATATAAAATAAAAAAAATTACAAACTTTAATAATCAGATTTTCATAAAACCAACAAACAAAACCCCACTTGATTCAATTAAGATTAAAACGCTCGAAAAAATATTTTTAAACAGATTAAAATTTACTCCAAGCGAAATAGTAATTCTTGATGTAAAAAATCCAATTGAAGATATTAAAAAATTTTTTAAAATTATCCAAATTTAG
- a CDS encoding 50S ribosomal protein L25: MKKMPLTVYKRDTTRKSELKKLRTNSLVPGIIYGEGLNENLPISIFKKDLIKLLKLKREEDFLVEIEVNEDKSKYVALIKDEQYHPVTDDIIHIDFHSVSLEKEIVAKIPIHFVGEPKGVKEGGVLYKALHELEIEAKPLDLPSFIEVYISELEIGDSIHIEDLKIPPNVKILHEPFETVVSVTTVEEEVEVAKPEEVEAPETQISTQTPEKKQEEPEKGAKEKK; the protein is encoded by the coding sequence ATGAAAAAGATGCCATTAACTGTATATAAAAGGGATACAACAAGAAAAAGTGAACTTAAAAAACTTAGAACAAATAGTTTAGTTCCAGGAATAATTTATGGAGAAGGATTAAATGAAAATCTTCCTATTTCAATTTTCAAAAAAGATTTAATAAAACTATTAAAATTAAAAAGAGAAGAAGATTTTTTAGTTGAAATAGAAGTTAATGAAGATAAAAGTAAGTATGTTGCATTAATTAAAGATGAACAATACCATCCAGTAACAGATGATATAATACATATTGATTTTCATTCGGTTTCACTTGAGAAAGAGATTGTTGCCAAAATACCAATTCATTTTGTTGGTGAACCCAAAGGTGTAAAAGAAGGAGGAGTTTTGTATAAGGCTCTACATGAACTTGAAATTGAAGCGAAACCTCTTGATTTACCATCTTTTATAGAAGTTTATATCAGTGAACTCGAAATTGGAGATTCAATTCACATTGAAGATTTAAAAATTCCTCCAAATGTTAAAATTCTTCATGAACCCTTCGAGACAGTTGTTTCAGTAACAACAGTTGAAGAAGAAGTTGAAGTTGCAAAGCCAGAAGAAGTAGAGGCACCAGAAACTCAAATTTCAACTCAAACTCCTGAGAAAAAACAAGAAGAACCAGAAAAAGGTGCAAAAGAGAAAAAATAA